In Zingiber officinale cultivar Zhangliang chromosome 1A, Zo_v1.1, whole genome shotgun sequence, the DNA window TATGACTCATCAAAATGCAGCAAAAACCAAGTGTAACTACGGAAGACAACAACATATCATTATTTTCCTGAGAAAACCATTCCTATTATCAACCAAGGACAATTAAGCAACAGAATACGTGAATGAAACACAAATAACTTTTGGgaatattaaaaaggaaaataaaatttcagTAGGTTTAAACAGCTCATACCCAAACCAGTCGCACTTATTTTTCCTGTGGGGTACACAACAATGCTTCTTGCTCTATGGAAATGAACAACGGTTCCTTGAACAAGGCCAGCAACATCAATATCTTCAACACGACAAATCTGAAAACAAGAAAATATATTAACAATCCAAGAAACTTAATACCAAAGAGACAGACACTAATGGAAAATTTTACCTGGAGGGTGAACGAGAGTGATGTATTGACATTACAGTCTTCTGGTGGATGAACTAACTCCAATGGACAATCTTTTTTCTCACAATTCAGACTTGGGGCCCTAAAAGCAAGTATACATGCCAGACAGCAAAAtttaacttgttagataacacaaTTCAAGTGAACAATGGAAGGTAGATAATATCCTCTGAAAAGAGAGCAAACAAATTACATTTTATCAGTAGTTGCATTTATCAGTGGCCCACGCAGAATGGATCCAGGTCCAACCTACAGAGGATCGAAACGATCTGAGAATTTAAGCATTACAGGTAAACATCATAGATTTATCAGCAGCATGAAACAACAGAAATGAGGAAGTGAGTCAGTTTATGATGGAAATATTGGTAGAAAATAGTATCAACCAAAAACTCAAGTTAATCAAATGGTGCAAATGAATTGATTTTCTGACAACTAAAATATTGACAAGCGGAGGTATAAAATTTGTCCAGTAATTTGTTGATCTAGAATCCAGCATAACATGTTCAACATTTCTAATAAGTAAAACCTAAGTCCCATTTATATACTGATATTTGAACAAAAAGTAGTATGAGAGCTAAATCAAACAACATGGCAGAGGCAGCAAGAGAATTCTCATAACAAAGATAAGTGTCTAACAAATAAAGGCAAAGGTTCATTGAGTTAATATaattgaattatttaaatttccccATTTTGCTTACTTTAGTTTGCTTATGCAATCACTCCAGTGTTATTGAGGTTCAAATGATATTCAAAGCTAAGACATAAAGTTGTGCACCAAAAATTGGTCTAGATTAATCAATCATGAATAAAATATGACAATTTGTCTAAGCATTTAGGCACTGATAGCATTGGGTTGTAGGCACTAGAACCAAACTTTCATTGTTGGTCAAGTGCTGCCAATATccatcacatccaacaaaatgcTTGAGCATATCACAACACCCTTGACCAGATGAGAGAACTAATAATACATTAAACTTTGTTATGCTAAACAACTGGCTCAAAATACTAAGTCCATATAATACATatgttatttatttaattaaaaaaaaaatagcttgctCAAAAAATGAAGTGCATTAGCCCAAGTCATCCTTATAACAACCCTTGACTTGTTATCAGAAATACTATAGTTATTAGATTGGTTACGATATTGCATTTCATTTTAGGACATTTTCAAAAGCTAGTAAGCTTGAGCAAGCAAGCagcaaaaaaaaaatctctttgttCACTATAATCATGCTCAAGCGATTTTTCATTGTAATCATGTTGTAGATATCCACAACTGTGTGAACAACAAAGTTTTTCACTTTTTGCTCCTTGGGATTCTTGCATAACAAGAAGATGGCCTGCTGATTATGATTTGAACAAATTTGAATCGAGGAAAGAGTTGTCAAAAAAGTTGCACATCACAAATGGACTCGCCAAACGGTCGCCTTGCTATTAGAAACAACACCCTTATGAAACTAAATGCCTCTGTGCTTGGCTCCTTGTCATCCATAATGATCATGATGGTGATGTCATTGAACAGTCAGCCTCATTATGGAGGGAATTGAAGGGATTTAGCAGCATAAGAAACACTCAACATGCAGAATGAAAGAGTGAAGTGGAGCACCTCATGATCATCATGCCAAGCAAGATTTTCAGAAAGTCAACGTAATATTGTGGGAGTAAAGGGTGTGGAGATTCTTGTAGAAAAGTCAATCCATCTCAAAGAGTGGTGGTGGATCAgttccatcatcatcatcagggAGGTGGCCACGATGGACATTTTCAAGTAATTCATACAATAATAGCTAATTGATCAATTGCAATATACAACATGGTTAACCATGGTAAATTGTTCAATTGAGATGGACAACATGCAAGAGGAAAAGAGAAAGGGGATCGATTCTTGGTAAAGTAGAAGGgggtgaagaagaataagaattTCATGAAAGATAATAAAGATTTAAACACAAATCTGATAATGACAGAAGGGATAATGGATGAAATGAAAAAGTTGTAAAACTCATGCAAAATGAAGTTTTCCAATAAAAATAATATCTGCAGCATATTGTCATAGACATCAAAAAGTATGTCTAAAACAACCAATCCATGTTAAGCGTAGGCGACCTTTTACAAAACATTCATGCCCAACATCCAATATGGCTTTATTGGACAAGCAATTCAATGAAGTTTCTGCTTAAATAATAGCAAAGTTGGCAATGGAAGAAGATAACGGTTTGATAAGAAACCAGATCAACcaaaaaacaaactaacaaatatgaCAAATGGACAAGAAGAAAGTACTAAAtgacatcaatcaaaagcaagaaAAGGTTTTGAATAGTAAATTTAAACTATAAAAGATAATGAGATTTAGTTGGTGATAGTACTAGAATTGATATTCTAAATCATATGAATAACTGCATCGAGCAATCATATAATAACAACAGAAAGAAAATAAACATATAACTCACAAACATACATGGATGCTGTAGAAAAGTGACAAGATCAAACGTTGTGCCTCAATTACATCTCCTGGCCCAGACAAATTGAGCAGACCTTGACCATGAACTCCTAGATTTGCATTTGAATGTATGACAGATGATTCCTGTAAAGAAAGTTAATGAATAAAATTTGGCTCATCTCACCAATCCTTTGCCCACCAATTAatcttgttttgaaaaataaaactgataataAACAAATTTAGCCCAGAATAAGAACAAACTTACCCTTAGAACAATCAAATTACTCGCTTCAAGCAATGTCGTTGCTACTATTGTATCCTCACCACCAGTAATGATCATTTTAGAATTCCACATCAAAAGCATTTTAACAGACATTCGTAAGGCACCAAACACCTAAAATTGGACATGAACAAACAATAAATATCTGATGGAAGATCAATTACCTTCTAAGATAGCAATTGAcatttaacttgataaaattcaTTAATCAAGCAAAATAAAGTGATGAGAATAGCAGCACCAACACAATAATTTGCATGATGAAGTAGGGATATGGATATCAACATGGACATCTTCAACAAATTATTAGCAATCATCCGTTTCATCAATCATATTTATTGATTATTCTTCTTACCAGAAAATTAAAGATACAGGTTGGCCatttatcaaataaaaaaaatatcaggcAGAAAGAAATCGCAGATTTTGAAGCCATATTATTGCAAGTATAGCAGATGAATGATATTAGGATGAGAACTTGTTTATCTTGTTCTCTTAACTTTTCACACTTGGCCAGCTGCATTGAACAGGTTAGTTGTCATCAACCAGGTACTTTTTACCAACTAAATTAGGAAATCAAAAagacaaactaaaaaaaaatgtatGAATCCGTTCATGAGGCTCCATCCATTGTAAGGCCTACCAGTGATTCAATGATCAATGGTGCAGCCTTAACCCCACAATTGCAAATGTCATTACTAGAGTTCTAAACACATGTTACACTAGCTAAAGAAGGAGCAACCTTTAGCATGGTTCCAAGGCTGAACTTCAAACTAGCACCAATAAGCAAACAATTGAATTGAGGGGAAAAAATATGTTGCTGATAATATAAAGGAGTAACAAAGACAATGAGAAGTAATTGTTCTGGGAGAACCTTAATTACTGAGTCGCTCATCAAAAGTTCTTCAGCCATAAGCTCAAACTCGGAATAAGGATAATGAGTCAGACCAAATGTCAATATGCCACCACAAAGTAGACTAAGTTGCCCTTGAACCTGGTAATTACAGAGAGTAGGGTAAGTTGTTCTGAAAGAAGCAAATGGGTTTTCAAACATGAAGTGGACAATAAAGCATTTGaaacaaggaaaacaaaatacCATGACTAGGTTATTGAAAAAACATCCAAACAAGACACCTATACAACCTATACAATCTACACATCCAAGCCAACTGCACAAATATCATAAAATCAGATAAGAATATCACTATTGTCCCACATTTAAAACTACCATTTTAAGAATAAACCATTAACAAAACCATGTTAAATAAGAGACATAAAAGCATTACCATTAAAAGAAAATGAATCCAAATTTTAAAATGTATGAAAAAACAAGGCTTCAGGGACTTCGGTAGTTTATTTTAGCTAAATTATCATGATATCATCACAGTTTTGGCATACAACACTTTTAGCTAAATTTACCAGTTAGACCAATGACAACCATATGAGACGAAGCAAATTTgatatatttcaaaaaataaaataaatcctcTAAACTTGTACGCGtctaaaaccatggtttaaaatctcaatCCATGCCCAGATTTCGGTCTGGAtcagaacgatacggtttcgataCCGTGTCATGTCGTGCCGATAtaatttcggtattttttaaatataaaatagatactaaaaaaattaatctaaatatttaatatatatatacatatatatatatagttaatgGGATAGttttattaaagttaaattaagccTATTTAAATTATCCCTATTATAACTAGAAATTGATTGAGATTATTAACCTAaggtttatttaattaaaagctaATTTCCGGGCTGTTCTTCTTTGCCAACGATAGCAGGGCTTGTGCGACACGTTCGCCACGGGGCCTAGGGCGTGCCAGTGCTGGTCGGCAAGCAAAGTGAAATGTTTTGCCTGTACCGGGGTGGTTCAGCACGAGATTTTAAAGCATGTATGAAGCTACATCAATCAATGGGTCACTAACATATTGGCAaatgcacaaaaaaaaaaaaaaaaatcaattttgtcCAAGCTTGTCTGCTCTAGTAAGTTCTGAAGTACCGAAAAAGTCCTACCCGTCTCTCAAAACTATTTGGAGCCATCTGGTTATGGGCATAGTTCTATACCATCAGTACCTAAAGCAACCTTGTAATATTTTCATCAGAAAGTAGACAGATATTGTGTTTTGAAAGAAACCACAAGAAGTAATTAAACAATACCTAAAGCAATCTTTGTAGAAATTCTTAAGTAGTTGTATCACTTACTAATATGATTGCAGTTACAAAATCCTTAGCTATACATGCCACCCATAAGCATGGAAATGATAATACATACAGTTAAATTCTATGCATTTATGTCCTCTAGCAATTTATGTTTCTTCAATTATTACTAAATTGATCTTGTTTTACATTTTTCCAATTTATAAGAGATCCAtctttaagaaaataaatttccatataAGCTGTAAACATTTGTCTAGCATAGTACGTGTTTGCACACCAAACTGATTTCCATAAACAAGAAGCACGAAAATGTATTGCATActtattttttttacctaaataTTAGTATGATTATTTTTCTATCAGATATCTCTTTGCAGTATTGAATCTCCATTAGTAGGGTTAACGTAGTTTTCTAATATTTCAACTAACCATAACATTTAAACCAATCAACCATAGATAATAGATTAACCCTGAAATGTCAAAACTAAAATCCCCAGTGCAAGAATTATTCTCTTCATGAAATTTACTAAACCAACAATACAGCAAGTGGGTATCTTCCTATACTTAAACACCAAAATCCTCCTTGTGCtatcttttattaatattttGGACAACCTGAAAGCTAATGGAAGTTCCTCACATAGTCACAGACAATTGGATTTTGGAAAATAATACTGCTCAACAAACAAAATAGCATTCAAGCAAGAAAACTGACCTGTACTCGACTCCATAGTAGAGGAACAGCAACTTTGGCACAATTCCTGATAAAAACATTTGTCCAAAGCGGCTGATAAGGAAATTCTAGTAGAAGTGTATCAGTCTGTGTTGAACGGTTATGATTGCTAACTATAAGGCTTTTAGGAACTGAGTCATAAAGTGTTCCAGCAGCACCCGCATTATCAGGACAGCGAGAACTCTTTCCACCTATTTAGAAGAAATTAAAAGAATGAGCCCCTAAAAAATTCTGATAATGCAAACACAAAGAAGAAGTGACTTAACGCCAGCTTAAAGTCTAAATAATaatcataaaacaaaaatgcCAAAAAGAGCACACAATGCTTAGTCTTGTCGTAATCAGATTTTGACATCACACAAACATGGTATATAACCACCTACTCAAAAGAGAAATAGTTAAGCCTATTTTAGAGTTGCAAAACTGGGAAATTAACAACTAGAAACCAAGTGTTTATGTGAAATCTCACAAAAGAACTACAGCACTAAGGTCGTTCAGGTAATCACAATGTGCATTGAAGTACTTTCAGAAACCTATTCAATTTCCACAAGAAAAAAATATGCAATAAATAACAAACCATGCATATACAAAACCCAAGCATTTACAAAAGGGTGATTCCCTAAGAACCATAAATTAGCCCAAACAAGAATCAATAATCTGAATTTTGATACTGAAAACATTAACGAACAGCATTTAAAAGGTAGCAGAAAAATGGAGATCAGCAAAACTATATGCACACAAACACGAAGACAGAAGCGATAACATGTCTGTCACAGTACAAGCCATGTTCATCAACTCAGTGAGTCTCTgtaggagaaagaaaagagaattcAGGTTAGATAAATGTAACAATGTCAATGAGATGACACATCTTTTATAGGATTTATCAAAAACAATTTCACAAAGGCTCGGCTCTACtaaataacaaaataaattatcaaaattgTATTTCATACCCTTTAAAAATAAAACTGCTTTTGAAATTATGAAGCAATTTTTTAATGAAACTGTCTTACATGAGTTATAATGATGGGCATAAGTACAAAATGATCAATCCAAAGAAATCAGTGGAGAAGTAATGTGGCTTACAATTATGATTAAAATAgggataaaattataatattttaaataaaaaatttagacaagtaatttttaaattcctaaaaattgtttaagtttgaaattatgttatatttaTTAAGGTATTAAATCAGAATACCTTGTTTTGGAAAAAAGAAATTGTTAAGAAGATTAGAACCTTTGGTTGTTTTATAAAAGGGCCCTTAGACCCAAAAGTAAATCATATTTTACGATAATAAAGTTCTATTTATGAGTTTTCTTTCCCTTGCAAGAGCTATTTCTGTGTTAGAAAAAAAACTATCCATGTGCTATACCAATCCATGTGAGTTTGGTGGATTTGGGTGTTGTATCAAAATTGAATTCCTATTTCGTTTTTTATTTGATACTCCAATATCCCCTACACTGATTCATCCAAATTCCTCTCCATGCTTCCTACCACATCATCCAACCATCTCCTAGTCATCACCCTTCCCGGCCTTGCTACTAGCTAGAGGGCTTCTAGCATCCACAATTGTTGTGTTAACTAACTGCAACTATGACAAGCCAAAACAACTCACTCTACCCAGAGCCAAACAGAAAGCAGTTCCCTCCTGAACTGATTCTCTGAAGAAGCAGTCACAGACATATGGCTTCTTCCTGCTGCAACAGAACTCTCCGGTCCCCTCCTATTGTCAGCTTGCATTAGAGCTGCTAGCCATTGCAAGTCTGTAAGATTCACCAACAGTCGTTTCCATGTTGAACTTGCCTACAACTTCCCACTAGTAGATGCATCCCCTCACCTACAACTTCTCACCATCACAAGGTGGTGGAGAGTCATCCCACATCCCAAACTTGCTCTCCTCTTCCTCAACAAATCCACTTCAATGAGAACCTGTCGGGCCTTCCATCAATTGGCACTCAGTAGTGATCTTGTAACCTCCTTGCTTAcctaaagaagaagaaaacttggTCTACCTCAATCTTGTCATAGTCCTTGTCTATCCCATGAGCACTATGAACAAGTGGATCTCTCCTCGTCACTGCCCAATTCCGCCTCTTGTTGATTAGGCAACATTGTCCAGAGCCACTGCAAGCCAATTATCGTTGGCCATGTTGCCTACTGCCTGTCAACAGCCCTGCAACTGCCTTCCATTAGCTGCAGTAAGATTAACAGTTTCTGCCCAACTACAGTTGTTGCATCTCTAGATTCAACCTAATGAGACTTTTGCAATCAAGAGTCTTTGATGACAGTTAACCAATGAGACGTGTTAGATCTAACATGTTGTTGGAATTAGAGGGCTCAGCTAtcaattaattttgtgatatccCGTAACTTATGTCCGGATCTATTTTCATTCCTGTAGTGTTGACTTGCACTTGCATTAGGACCACTAAAAACCAGAATTAAATCTTCTTAAGCATGAATTGGTAATGCATATTACCATTTTGTGTTTTTGCAGGGTTTACATTAATCGAGTGATTGGCTTgtgtattttttaaattaaacaactaaCTTATTAACAAATTCTTTAGAACTTTTTAAATAAGAGTATTTGATTTAATCATTCTCACACCTACAGTCTACATTAGGTTTTACGGTGCATCATTTTGATTCGAAGGTCaaaatatcttatcatgtaaatcTAACTAAAACCAACATGGGTAGACACAATAGCAGTACTCTATGTAGCAGCAGAAGTAGTAATATATTAGATACTCTTCTTCCCTGTTTTCCCATCCTTGGTTTTTCCTCTAATTGATGTCAACCAGCTGGATGACATGCCAGCATACTGTACATTAGCTGACATTGGCATCATCTCATTCCAACCAAGCACCAAAACCTTACTACAAAACAAAACATCAAACAATTGTCTAGATCTCTCATGGTGATAAAGTTATTTCGGCTTGATAATTGTCTATATAGGATTAATAACAAATAATTATGGTTATAAAGTCAAGTTGAACAAACTAAACCACAATAAAGAAGATTTTTGTAGATTTCTCCATATGGATTTCTTTTACCAAAGTATTATGGAACATGGAGTCATGTtacaaatgattttcaaaggagATTGTGGCTAAGGCAGTGATTCAACTATCTAAGCAAGTCTGTTGTTGAATTTTCCATATATTTAGATCTTGATCAATCAATGTAAATTTGCATATGTAGTCCCATCCCATGCAATTAACAACAGTTGATGCAAGATATGCCTAACTTCTGTCGCACTGAATTCATGTTTGTCAAGCAAAGTTGGAGGTGGTACTCTAGAGATCCTGTACAAAGGCAAAATAGGAGTGATAGAGGCTTGTCTAGAGAGAGGATGGGATAAAACTGCGTCAGTGGGATGGAGTCAAGTGGGTTGGGGGGATGAGAACTCAAAAAAAGGGATGGACACGACTTCTATCCAATAGCAAGGTTGGACTAGTGGCTGTGGTATAATAAGACAATGAGACAAGGTGACTTGAACAAGTGGATCAAGTAATGCAACAAAGGTTAATTGGAGCAAAAGGTGAAGCCATCACCTTAGTAGCCCCTCCAGAGGGCCCCACACTCTCTGGAAGGGGGTAAATCAAGGAAGGCATTTGCCCTAGCATTGTAGCCCTTTGCATGGGGAGGTCAGGCACCAGCGAAGCTTTTTGCACCCGCTAGTCATTGACTCCAAGACCTATTGAAGCAATCACCCATGCAAGTACCAAATGTGTCAACCCGTGGCGGCGTAATCCACCAAAGGTTATGAAGCATATATTGTGCGCCTCTGTCAACAATCTCATtataagagagaaaagagattatGATACTATAAAAACTTGTTATCGCATGAATGAATGTGCTAATAGAATAAAAGCCTCTTTCATTGGCTTTTTAAAATAATGGTCACTTTAGACTCTCAAAAAATAGACTAGTTGTACTGCAAGTAGGATAAATCATAACCATACCGTGAACAAAAACATGTGGTTCATCATGCCAACTGAATACAGCAATTGAAACACGACCTCCACCACCACCAGCCAAGCCACAACCTCCCGATGCACTTATCATGCCTGTGCCTTTCCTGctcttagaaaaagaaaattagatAGATCTTCAGCAAGACAGAATAATTTGGTATATTGATCAAAGATCACAGGCAGATTAACTCAACTGCACAATAAGGGCAAGAATTCAGCaagcttttataaaaaaaaaatatataaatacataTATATGAGCACTAAATGACAAGGATATTTCTAGTTAATAAACTATGCACTTTTTTACTTCTTGGTCACTGGTAAAACAAGCTTCAATTATCACATGTACGCATGACTAAGGGGACTTTCAAGTACTACTATAGCAGATGAATTTCACTAGGCGAATTACGAACCTAAAACCTTATGGAATGTTTTCAAAGTAAAATTTGCCACATATAAATGATTGTTACCAATGTTCAAAACTGAAATATTATATGCAGACACATACATGCTGATAGACAAAGTTTTATTCATTCAATATCTGAGAGTGATCAATACAAAGTCTGTGATTGCATATTAGTTTCAAACAGAAAATAGAAGATATCATGAGTTTGTATTCAGTATAAACACTTTACACATACTAATGTAAAAGGATTTCCAACTTATACTAGAAATAAAAAATTGCAGGTCAATTATCTAATTTCTAGGATTGACCAAATCCAATATCATTAAAGGAAAGAACCACCAATCTTGTAGAAGCATAAAGAATTTGGAATCACAGATAAGCTTTGTTATCATTTCATTCATCCTAAATATCATAGCTGTATTCCAAATTGCTTACAACTTAACTAAAATGGTCCTGACTGCATGACTACTTTGAAGAAGATAAGAGTTAATTAATAAGACTAATGCAAAGTAAATTCCCCTAAGATAGTTCAAAGCATATGACTAAGCCATGACAAACATCTGTTAGGTTAGTGCTACTGTACTCACAAGTAAAAATATTCCAACATGAAGACCATCTATCACATGATGTTGTGTGTCGATAGTTATTCTATTTAGCTTGACAGCAAAAAAAATGCTTCTCAAGTTGTGTTACAAAGTCCACATGGAAGAGAAACATCCAAGCTACTACATTCAAAGGTACAGTATTCACCACGCACACATGATTTTCATGCTTAACAATGCAGATCAGTTGACTCCAAATTTTAAGAATTCAACTCAGACAAAAATGTTTGATTAGCGTCAACAAAATCTTAAAACAAAATATACAAAAATCAGCTTCAATATTTAACCATACATATTAAACTCGTGTGATTCTTTATGGAGAACTGAAATAGTAGCTCATCACAAAAACTAGACACAACATAGTTTGATTTGATAATAGAGAACATTTCATTAGGGCTTAAATAATTTGTTGTCAGATCATATCTAGTTGAGTATTTGTTATAGATTACAAAGTATTAGTGTGTATCTAGCAGGCAGGCTATATCAATACACCACAAAGCTTTAGTAGTCAAGGAGAAAACGAACATAAAGCTTTTATCATAGGTGAAAGTAGTGTACTAAGAATACTTTGATTAAGGAGATATCAAACTTTACATTCAGAATATTAACAATGTTACTCTATTTAACCCCATAGTAGAAGCATGTTAACCGACATTATTTTTGCACTTACATTTTGGTTGCATTGACATAGATGCTCCCACCTGACCCTCCACCACCCAAAGAGCCGCCCTCGCCACCATCAGCCAAAATGCTTCCATTGACCTCAAGAAAATCCTTGACTATGAAGAAGATCTGCCCACCGCCTCCTCCTCCATAATCCTTCTCCCTGCTTGTTGAGCCCCCTTTGCTTCCGTAGCTAACAGGCACCGTCAGAGATGACCAGGAGTACGCGTCTCCACCCCAGGAGTCCTCCTGCGTCTGCCCTTCCTTCACCACACAGCTCGCACCCCTTCCACCATGCCCACCACCATCTCCATCTATCCCGGAAGGGGCCCCACTGGTCTGTGTCGGCGGATCCCCTGCGAGCGCCGTAGTATTGATGGCTGCACCGTCAGCTAGACTCATGTTTCCCGCCGCCAATCGCACCTTCCCGGCCACAATCTTCGCATTGTGTCCGATCCGGATTTCACCCGTAAGATTGATGACGAGGGAGCACCCCGCCAGCGGGCAGCTGAGCACCACATCCGGGTAGACCACGAAGCTCCCATTCGCCTTGACAAAGACGTCGTTGGAAAGCTGCACGCTGGTGTGGACCTCGCAGAGGCTGTCGAAGTCGCCGGTGCCACCCAAGTCATCCCCACAGGAAGCCGAGGGCGGGTCCGGAGGCGACGGAGGCGGGGAAGGCGGAGAGTAATCGTGCCACAAAGACTCGTAGTTCAAGATCGAGAATCGATCCCCGCGATCCAGTCCGCCACCGTCCAGCCTGGGGAAGCAGACCGCAGGGTAGCCAAACGAAACGAGGAGAACCACGAGGAAACACGCGGAGGCGACGGCCATGGGCGGAGGTGCAACTCATCACCACGCTTCAGCCGGAGGGGAATTAGGGCAAGGGACGATCCCCCCGCCCCAGGGTTGGGAATTGCACAGCTTCCTCTCCTTCCTTTCACTTTTGCTAATTCGGGAAAgagaaagggaaaggaaagcGAAGAAGGCGACGGAAATAGTTGGTGGCGGTGGGGAGATACTTTTTATAAGGG includes these proteins:
- the LOC122008420 gene encoding uncharacterized protein LOC122008420; this translates as MAVASACFLVVLLVSFGYPAVCFPRLDGGGLDRGDRFSILNYESLWHDYSPPSPPPSPPDPPSASCGDDLGGTGDFDSLCEVHTSVQLSNDVFVKANGSFVVYPDVVLSCPLAGCSLVINLTGEIRIGHNAKIVAGKVRLAAGNMSLADGAAINTTALAGDPPTQTSGAPSGIDGDGGGHGGRGASCVVKEGQTQEDSWGGDAYSWSSLTVPVSYGSKGGSTSREKDYGGGGGGQIFFIVKDFLEVNGSILADGGEGGSLGGGGSGGSIYVNATKMKGTGMISASGGCGLAGGGGGRVSIAVFSWHDEPHVFVHGGKSSRCPDNAGAAGTLYDSVPKSLIVSNHNRSTQTDTLLLEFPYQPLWTNVFIRNCAKVAVPLLWSRVQVQGQLSLLCGGILTFGLTHYPYSEFELMAEELLMSDSVIKVFGALRMSVKMLLMWNSKMIITGGEDTIVATTLLEASNLIVLRESSVIHSNANLGVHGQGLLNLSGPGDVIEAQRLILSLFYSIHVGPGSILRGPLINATTDKMAPSLNCEKKDCPLELVHPPEDCNVNTSLSFTLQICRVEDIDVAGLVQGTVVHFHRARSIVVYPTGKISATGLGCKGGVGHGNILENGVGGGGGHGGKGGDGRFKDLIVNGGIAYGNADFPCELGSGSGNDSLSYATSGGGIIVMGSMEHALVSLSVDGSVEADGEDFKEASIITGLSDAGPGGGSGGTILLFLHSLTLGDSSILSSAGGLGSLSGGGGGGGGRIHFDWSDIPTGDEYLPVANVKGIINTSGGISRGHGLPGENGTLTGKACPKGLYGIFCKECPLGTFKNVTGSDKALCYPCPSSGLPHRAIYTSIRGGVAEAPCPYKCVSERYHMPQ